The Methanobacterium sp. BAmetb5 genome includes a region encoding these proteins:
- a CDS encoding nucleoside deaminase, producing MKNDAYFMAQAIAEAQKSLNEGGIPIGAVLVVDGEVVGRGHNRLLQAKSAILHGEMDCIESAGRLQGADYHKSTLYTTLSPCTMCSGAIMLYNIHRVVIGENTTLIGPEELLRESGVEVEVLGVAQCRELLERYIEENPDIWEAELERVGYSTD from the coding sequence ATGAAAAATGATGCCTATTTCATGGCTCAGGCAATTGCTGAGGCCCAAAAAAGTCTTAATGAAGGCGGGATCCCCATAGGGGCAGTTTTAGTTGTTGATGGCGAAGTGGTGGGGCGGGGTCATAACCGGTTACTCCAGGCTAAATCTGCAATCCTCCACGGCGAAATGGACTGCATTGAAAGTGCAGGTCGTCTTCAGGGAGCAGATTATCACAAATCCACCCTTTACACGACGCTATCTCCATGTACCATGTGTTCGGGGGCAATAATGTTATACAACATTCATCGGGTGGTTATTGGAGAAAATACCACCTTGATTGGACCTGAAGAATTGTTGAGGGAAAGTGGTGTGGAAGTTGAGGTCTTGGGTGTGGCCCAATGCCGTGAACTCCTGGAGCGCTATATTGAAGAAAATCCCGATATATGGGAGGCTGAATTGGAAAGAGTAGGTTATTCCACAGATTAA
- a CDS encoding carbohydrate kinase family protein, whose amino-acid sequence MREKRDLLSIGHTAFDYIIQVNEFPLPNSAATINNMRTFHGGAAANVAVVASSLGLKSSLISAVGGDFLGSDYQDQLKNLKINVDNMILVEEDKTPTAFVLTDEKDDQIFYFYWGAATRFKESPVPIEGILDAQAVHLATGDPTFNCKCGKFARENEKLISFDPGQDLHMYSSQDLLDVLQICDILFGNHHEIERILKSINMGIDELRDYGPSIVVETRGRKGSAIYSTEKIVIDAVERDPTDPTGAGDSYRAGFLKSFLAGESLEYCGKLASAVSSFIVEAEGCQTNVPNLEMAEKRMEGYFK is encoded by the coding sequence TTGAGGGAAAAAAGAGATTTACTGTCTATTGGACACACTGCATTTGATTACATAATTCAGGTTAACGAATTCCCCTTACCTAACTCGGCCGCTACCATTAATAATATGCGTACTTTCCATGGGGGTGCTGCGGCCAATGTGGCTGTGGTGGCATCATCTTTAGGTCTGAAATCTTCACTTATATCTGCAGTTGGAGGGGATTTTTTAGGATCAGACTACCAAGATCAGTTAAAAAACCTCAAAATCAACGTTGATAATATGATACTTGTTGAAGAGGATAAGACCCCCACTGCATTTGTCTTAACTGATGAAAAGGATGATCAAATATTTTATTTCTACTGGGGAGCTGCTACCAGGTTCAAAGAATCTCCAGTCCCCATAGAAGGGATCCTTGATGCTCAGGCTGTGCATTTAGCCACGGGTGACCCTACCTTTAACTGTAAATGTGGTAAATTCGCACGAGAAAACGAGAAACTCATATCCTTTGACCCGGGACAGGACTTGCACATGTACTCCTCCCAGGATCTGTTGGATGTCCTCCAGATATGTGATATCCTCTTCGGAAACCACCATGAAATTGAACGTATTCTGAAAAGCATTAATATGGGAATTGACGAGCTGCGGGATTACGGTCCATCAATTGTGGTTGAAACTCGGGGTAGAAAGGGCAGTGCCATCTACTCCACTGAGAAAATTGTCATTGATGCCGTGGAACGTGACCCTACTGACCCTACTGGTGCGGGTGACTCTTACCGGGCCGGATTCCTTAAATCATTCTTGGCTGGTGAATCCCTGGAATACTGTGGGAAATTAGCTTCCGCTGTATCTTCATTCATAGTGGAAGCAGAAGGATGTCAGACCAATGTTCCTAACCTGGAAATGGCTGAAAAGAGAATGGAAGGCTATTTTAAATAA
- the lysS gene encoding lysine--tRNA ligase, which yields MKHWTERIASDLSNWDVEKHVVASGTSISGSIHIGNSCDVFIANAVGKALQKLGEDSQTIWIADDHDPLRKVPYPLPESYEKYLGVPYSQIPCPEGCCQNFVEHFEKPFLETLPIFGIELETYSGFKMYQDGIYNDYIKKSLERAPRIREIFNQYREHPLADDWLPYNPICSECGRVNTTTAYDYQGDTLYYRCQCGHEGEMNIKSGNGKLTWRVEWAARWKIFGVTCEPFGKDHAASGGSYDVSKVISQEIFDYRAPYPVPYEWITLKGDAMSKSKGVFFTPGQWLEIGAPETLNYFLFRSKPLKHKDFDPGMPFLDFIDQYDRVERIYYDVEEAASEKESEKLKKIYQASQINQVESMPFQTSYRFLTVARQITDDPEKIFAILKRNSQLSADMQGKEYANLDPEAKAQLGSRLENVQNWLEKYAPEFVKFSVQETMPAVQLNETQDTFLLQVADLLEKKDYTSSQEFHDEMYNLLNELGLKPQKAFQAIYKMIIGKKQGPRAASFVLSLDKDFVIKRFRKEA from the coding sequence TTGAAACACTGGACTGAACGAATTGCATCTGATCTAAGTAACTGGGACGTTGAAAAACACGTTGTTGCCAGTGGAACCTCAATTTCCGGTTCTATACATATTGGAAATTCCTGTGACGTTTTTATAGCCAATGCCGTTGGTAAAGCCCTCCAGAAACTGGGGGAAGATTCCCAGACCATCTGGATCGCCGATGACCACGACCCCCTGAGGAAGGTGCCTTATCCTCTCCCGGAGTCATACGAGAAATATCTGGGTGTTCCCTACTCTCAGATCCCCTGTCCTGAGGGTTGCTGTCAGAACTTCGTGGAACACTTTGAAAAACCATTCCTGGAAACTCTGCCCATATTTGGGATAGAACTTGAAACCTATTCCGGTTTTAAAATGTACCAGGACGGAATTTACAACGATTACATTAAAAAATCACTGGAAAGAGCCCCCCGGATCCGGGAAATATTCAACCAGTACCGGGAACATCCCCTGGCTGATGACTGGTTACCCTACAATCCCATCTGCAGTGAATGTGGACGGGTGAACACCACCACTGCCTACGATTATCAGGGCGACACCCTTTACTACCGGTGCCAGTGCGGCCATGAAGGTGAAATGAACATCAAATCAGGTAACGGGAAGCTCACCTGGCGTGTGGAATGGGCAGCCCGGTGGAAGATCTTCGGTGTGACCTGCGAACCATTTGGAAAGGACCACGCTGCCAGTGGAGGATCATACGATGTGAGTAAAGTTATATCCCAGGAGATATTCGACTACCGAGCACCTTACCCTGTCCCCTATGAATGGATCACCCTCAAAGGCGATGCTATGAGCAAATCCAAGGGTGTTTTCTTCACCCCCGGACAGTGGCTAGAAATAGGAGCCCCAGAAACCCTGAATTACTTCTTATTCCGCAGTAAACCCTTAAAACATAAGGATTTCGACCCGGGAATGCCATTTTTAGACTTCATTGACCAGTACGACCGGGTGGAAAGGATCTACTACGATGTGGAAGAAGCAGCCTCCGAGAAGGAAAGTGAAAAACTCAAGAAAATCTACCAGGCCTCCCAGATCAACCAGGTAGAATCCATGCCCTTCCAGACATCCTACCGTTTCCTTACTGTAGCCCGTCAGATAACCGATGATCCAGAGAAGATCTTCGCCATACTTAAACGGAACTCCCAGTTAAGTGCAGACATGCAGGGAAAGGAATATGCCAACCTGGATCCCGAAGCCAAGGCCCAATTGGGATCACGTCTAGAAAATGTGCAAAACTGGCTGGAAAAATACGCTCCAGAATTTGTTAAATTCAGTGTACAGGAAACAATGCCTGCTGTTCAGTTAAACGAAACACAGGATACCTTCCTGCTTCAAGTGGCAGATCTCCTAGAGAAAAAGGATTATACTTCTTCCCAGGAATTCCACGATGAAATGTACAATTTACTGAATGAACTGGGACTAAAACCACAGAAAGCATTCCAGGCCATTTACAAGATGATTATTGGTAAAAAACAGGGCCCCAGGGCTGCTTCCTTTGTTCTGTCACTGGATAAAGATTTTGTTATAAAAAGATTCCGGAAAGAGGCTTAA
- a CDS encoding type I restriction-modification system subunit M N-terminal domain-containing protein — protein sequence MAANNNEIEKRLWDAADQLRANSRLSASEYSVPLLGLIFLRFADYKFTIAKNKIENELKDQNSRMGIRKEG from the coding sequence ATGGCTGCAAATAACAATGAAATCGAAAAAAGACTATGGGATGCTGCTGATCAATTAAGAGCTAACTCACGATTATCCGCATCTGAATATTCTGTTCCATTATTAGGGCTTATTTTTCTACGTTTTGCTGATTATAAATTTACAATTGCTAAAAATAAGATCGAAAATGAATTAAAAGATCAAAATAGTAGGATGGGGATAAGGAAAGAAGGTTGA
- a CDS encoding carboxymuconolactone decarboxylase family protein, with protein MDKELPKHYKSIRSRYEEYGRALSELGKTIKESGPIDDKTAHLIQLGGAAAIRSEGGVHSHARRALEAGASPDEVYHSVLLLTSVIGFPNVAAAISWIDDIVVDK; from the coding sequence ATGGACAAGGAACTTCCAAAACATTATAAAAGTATTAGAAGTCGTTACGAAGAATATGGCCGGGCTTTAAGTGAACTGGGTAAAACTATAAAGGAATCAGGCCCTATTGATGACAAAACTGCTCATTTAATTCAGTTAGGTGGCGCAGCAGCCATAAGATCTGAAGGAGGAGTTCACAGCCATGCGCGAAGAGCCCTGGAAGCTGGAGCATCCCCTGACGAAGTATACCACAGTGTTCTCTTATTAACCAGTGTTATCGGGTTTCCTAACGTGGCCGCAGCCATATCCTGGATTGATGACATAGTAGTAGATAAATAA
- a CDS encoding DUF6932 family protein has product MDNLPDFDECNCLPKGCHKPSAEEFKERFVEVDGSISRKVIYEGYKEFSSRCSSTEAVLKHWVNGSYITAKLNPGDIDLLVSFDGLKMNDDAIYDEFLELSDEIEMKEYYDCHVFCFAKYPPDMELLHRNYKKNIETYIRIWKMDKHHCSEEKGIIEFSKEEIDKIRGLKDE; this is encoded by the coding sequence ATGGATAACTTACCCGATTTTGATGAGTGTAACTGTTTACCCAAAGGCTGTCATAAACCATCAGCTGAAGAGTTTAAAGAAAGATTTGTCGAAGTTGATGGATCTATATCAAGAAAAGTAATTTACGAAGGATATAAAGAATTTTCTTCACGATGCAGTTCTACAGAAGCAGTCTTAAAACATTGGGTAAATGGCAGTTATATTACTGCTAAATTAAATCCCGGTGATATTGATTTATTAGTATCATTTGATGGGCTCAAAATGAATGATGATGCTATTTATGATGAATTCTTAGAACTTTCAGATGAAATTGAAATGAAAGAGTACTATGACTGTCATGTATTTTGTTTTGCCAAATATCCTCCAGATATGGAGTTATTACATAGAAATTATAAAAAGAATATAGAGACTTATATCAGAATTTGGAAAATGGATAAACATCATTGTTCTGAAGAAAAAGGAATAATAGAATTTTCCAAAGAGGAAATTGATAAAATTAGGGGCCTAAAAGATGAGTAA
- the thiC gene encoding phosphomethylpyrimidine synthase → MTQMDDARKGIITEEMKSVAENENVDVEFIRKSVANGTIAIPSNHNREVKAVGIGAGLRTKVNATIGTSTDICDFDMEEEKAKIAMANNADTLMELSVGGDLDEIRRRILKVSDIPVGSVPVYQAAFETIREKGAAIYMDEDVMFKAIEKQAKDGIDFMAIHCSVNMETLKRLKRQGREGGLVSRGGALVSAWMVENEVENPLYKNFDYILEIAKEHDFVMSMANAMRAGAIADSTDRAGIQELIILGELIDRAREAGVQTIVEGPGHIPLNEIQANVTIQKKLCRGAPFYMLGPIVTDIAPAYDHIVSSIGASQSAAAGADFICYVTPAEHLALPGPEDVKMGVIASRIGAYVGDMAKGIHNGEKDLEMANARKKLNWEAQYNAAICPSDARAIRDNRPPEDPDTCTMCGSYCAIKIVNEWLDEAPTEVFE, encoded by the coding sequence ATGACACAAATGGACGACGCAAGAAAAGGGATTATAACCGAAGAAATGAAATCCGTCGCAGAAAATGAAAATGTTGACGTTGAATTCATCAGAAAATCTGTAGCCAATGGTACCATTGCCATTCCCAGTAACCATAACCGGGAAGTGAAAGCCGTTGGTATTGGAGCTGGACTCCGGACCAAAGTCAACGCCACCATTGGAACTTCCACTGACATCTGTGACTTTGATATGGAAGAAGAAAAGGCCAAAATAGCCATGGCCAATAACGCTGATACTTTAATGGAACTTTCGGTGGGTGGAGACCTGGATGAGATCAGGAGAAGAATACTGAAAGTATCCGACATACCAGTAGGAAGTGTGCCGGTCTACCAGGCTGCCTTTGAAACCATCCGGGAAAAGGGTGCCGCCATCTACATGGACGAAGATGTTATGTTCAAGGCCATTGAAAAACAGGCCAAAGATGGTATTGACTTCATGGCCATCCATTGCAGTGTGAACATGGAAACCCTCAAACGTCTCAAAAGACAGGGACGTGAAGGTGGACTGGTGAGCCGTGGTGGAGCATTAGTATCTGCCTGGATGGTGGAAAACGAGGTGGAAAATCCACTTTACAAGAACTTCGATTACATCCTGGAGATCGCCAAGGAACACGACTTCGTAATGTCCATGGCCAACGCCATGAGAGCTGGAGCCATTGCTGACTCCACAGATCGAGCTGGAATCCAGGAACTCATCATACTGGGTGAATTAATCGACCGTGCCCGAGAAGCAGGTGTGCAGACCATTGTGGAAGGACCAGGTCACATACCACTTAACGAAATCCAGGCCAACGTAACCATACAGAAAAAACTGTGCCGCGGAGCTCCTTTCTACATGTTAGGACCAATCGTGACGGATATAGCACCAGCTTACGATCATATAGTGTCCTCCATAGGTGCCTCACAGTCTGCAGCTGCTGGAGCAGATTTCATCTGTTACGTTACTCCGGCTGAGCACCTGGCACTCCCTGGACCAGAAGACGTGAAAATGGGAGTCATAGCCAGCCGTATAGGTGCCTACGTGGGTGACATGGCCAAAGGAATACACAACGGTGAAAAAGATCTGGAAATGGCCAACGCCCGTAAAAAACTCAACTGGGAAGCCCAGTACAACGCTGCCATCTGTCCTTCTGATGCCCGAGCCATCAGGGACAACCGACCACCAGAAGACCCTGACACCTGTACCATGTGCGGAAGTTACTGTGCCATAAAAATAGTGAATGAATGGCTGGATGAAGCCCCCACTGAAGTATTTGAATAA
- the fdhD gene encoding formate dehydrogenase accessory sulfurtransferase FdhD: MNKMYKKVNIVKVNHDVQHTDDVVAIDTKMKLFVNGSKLGEFYLSPRDLEDFVRGYLLDERYIETREDVKNITVNDLNIEVELITDQPVERDNLACYDGWVHQDQELVKVNSDFKVERSQVMDSFDLLIQKAEVWSKTGGTHVAALVGEGKFIVREDVSRHVAVDKVIGAGLMAEIDFSQSFIVCSGRIPPDRVVKLANVGIPIMVTKAAPTIEGLKIGENAGITLIGFLRNGRFNIYTHPHRIIL; encoded by the coding sequence ATGAATAAAATGTACAAAAAAGTCAATATTGTCAAGGTTAACCATGATGTCCAGCACACCGACGATGTGGTGGCCATTGATACCAAGATGAAACTATTTGTAAACGGCTCTAAACTGGGAGAATTTTACCTGAGCCCCCGTGACCTGGAAGACTTCGTCCGGGGCTACCTGCTGGATGAAAGGTATATTGAAACCAGGGAAGACGTGAAAAACATCACAGTAAATGATTTGAATATTGAAGTAGAGTTAATCACAGATCAGCCGGTTGAAAGGGATAATCTGGCCTGTTACGATGGATGGGTTCACCAGGACCAGGAACTGGTTAAAGTAAATTCTGATTTTAAGGTGGAAAGAAGCCAGGTAATGGATTCCTTTGATCTTCTAATTCAGAAGGCCGAAGTATGGTCCAAAACAGGGGGAACACATGTGGCTGCTCTGGTGGGGGAAGGCAAATTTATTGTTAGAGAAGATGTTAGCCGCCATGTAGCGGTTGATAAAGTTATTGGAGCCGGTTTAATGGCCGAAATTGACTTTTCACAGAGTTTCATTGTGTGCAGTGGCCGGATCCCACCAGATCGAGTAGTTAAACTGGCCAATGTAGGCATACCCATCATGGTAACCAAAGCCGCACCCACCATAGAAGGCTTGAAGATCGGCGAAAACGCAGGCATAACTCTGATTGGTTTCTTAAGAAACGGTAGATTCAATATTTACACCCATCCCCATCGTATTATACTCTAA
- a CDS encoding LysR family transcriptional regulator, which translates to MKFHPSLNLKIKGETFNYRLFEALAEITSTWSQREAAKKLGISHAVLNRRIRNAEDKLGFKLVETTGAGSGLTPHGMVILDEYQRYLKRLNERDVPQICGGPVATGLMDRLLRSYGLEAEIHTTDDLNAIEMAEMDLVDILVLDDPVHAFMYELDLIPIARDDLVLVSDGEYFNSVDELNGRNFVEVIHSAQRLAWNTLDQLRVDYEITEVCSSPHNALKSVKNDKLLTFQNRSFMSPFTNSFTVSDILARDTSHVIGMVLYNQKDEIKDFSNFIQGRGQKIIQEWGFKRID; encoded by the coding sequence ATGAAGTTTCATCCAAGTTTAAACCTAAAAATAAAGGGTGAAACATTTAATTATCGGCTTTTTGAAGCTTTAGCCGAGATCACCTCCACCTGGTCCCAGAGAGAAGCTGCTAAGAAGTTGGGAATATCACACGCAGTTTTAAATCGCCGAATTAGGAATGCTGAAGATAAACTGGGATTTAAACTGGTAGAGACAACCGGAGCAGGATCCGGTCTCACTCCCCATGGAATGGTGATTCTAGATGAATACCAGCGTTATTTGAAACGTTTAAATGAAAGAGATGTGCCCCAAATCTGTGGGGGGCCAGTGGCCACTGGTTTAATGGACAGGCTATTGCGTAGCTACGGTCTGGAGGCAGAGATCCACACCACCGATGATCTTAACGCCATTGAAATGGCAGAAATGGACCTAGTTGACATTCTGGTTTTAGATGACCCGGTACATGCTTTTATGTATGAACTGGACTTAATACCCATAGCCAGGGATGATCTGGTGTTGGTATCTGACGGGGAGTACTTCAATTCCGTGGATGAACTTAACGGCAGGAACTTCGTGGAAGTCATCCATTCTGCCCAGCGTCTGGCATGGAACACCCTGGATCAGTTGCGTGTGGACTATGAAATCACTGAAGTGTGCAGTTCACCACATAATGCACTTAAATCCGTGAAAAATGACAAACTTTTAACCTTCCAGAATCGGAGTTTCATGTCCCCCTTCACTAACTCCTTTACTGTTTCTGACATCCTGGCCCGGGACACCAGTCATGTAATAGGAATGGTGCTTTACAATCAGAAGGACGAAATAAAAGATTTTTCCAATTTCATACAGGGAAGGGGGCAAAAAATCATTCAGGAGTGGGGTTTTAAGAGAATTGACTAA
- a CDS encoding UGSC family (seleno)protein, with amino-acid sequence MRVKLTEKDVLNPLGKVEGKNLTLNPLPYDFDNVSLVDNTKPGAHTILKVLSESLGNRELLWVKKPAGAPATANQIKKAASTDLTILALGDCGSCTSWVVLDAIRLEERGIPTISICSHHFAPFARELAQSHGLADLRILEVEHPIAGLSSDEVEERAREIVPSFLYLLQIP; translated from the coding sequence TTGAGGGTAAAACTCACAGAAAAAGATGTTCTCAACCCCTTAGGAAAAGTTGAGGGGAAAAATCTTACCTTAAACCCCTTGCCCTACGATTTTGATAATGTTTCCCTGGTGGATAACACCAAACCCGGGGCACATACCATACTGAAGGTTCTCTCAGAATCACTGGGAAATCGGGAGCTTCTGTGGGTAAAGAAGCCTGCAGGGGCACCTGCCACAGCTAATCAGATTAAAAAGGCAGCTTCGACAGATCTGACTATCCTGGCCCTGGGGGACTGTGGTTCCTGCACCAGCTGGGTGGTATTAGATGCCATACGACTGGAAGAAAGGGGAATTCCCACCATTTCCATCTGTTCCCACCATTTCGCACCCTTTGCCCGGGAACTGGCCCAATCCCATGGACTGGCTGATCTTAGAATTTTAGAAGTTGAACATCCCATTGCCGGATTGTCCAGTGATGAAGTGGAAGAAAGAGCCCGGGAGATAGTTCCCTCCTTTTTATATTTATTACAAATACCTTAA
- a CDS encoding Coenzyme F420 hydrogenase/dehydrogenase, beta subunit C-terminal domain — protein MINTNDMFYAKSSDAEIAEAGEYGGAVTTLLKFLLKEGIVDAVLAVDSSADLYDVVPILIEDPEDVVKAAGSLHFGTLNLAKVVTRYLDGAQDMKIAVTVKPCDAMTMVELMKREKVNADNVIMVGLNCGGTMPPVKGRQMMEEFYEVDPDSVVKEEIAKGKLIVETEDGTEKEIPIDELEDEGFGRRTNCRRCEVNIPRMADLACGNWGVIGPLAGKATFIEVCSPKGAKVLEKAKEAGVIDLEDPIPKGIEIREKIDGAMVKLADKWQGNDWDDKAGREIFSVLTEYMDDFSRCLKCYGCREACPICYCEDCCLEANNGPDWLSKGEIPPSPMFHLERMLHMVESCTNCGQCEEVCPGEIPLAKIWHEVNTKMKDTFGYVKGTGDEKPPIAYFPVGK, from the coding sequence ATGATCAACACCAACGACATGTTCTATGCCAAATCCTCTGATGCAGAAATTGCCGAAGCCGGAGAATACGGAGGAGCTGTCACCACACTACTAAAATTCTTACTTAAAGAAGGAATAGTAGACGCAGTTCTGGCTGTGGACAGTAGTGCAGACCTTTACGACGTGGTTCCTATCTTAATAGAAGATCCGGAAGATGTGGTAAAAGCAGCAGGTTCACTACACTTCGGAACACTCAACCTGGCTAAGGTAGTTACCCGCTACCTCGACGGTGCTCAGGACATGAAAATAGCAGTCACCGTGAAACCCTGCGACGCCATGACCATGGTTGAACTCATGAAACGAGAGAAGGTCAATGCAGACAACGTTATAATGGTCGGTTTAAACTGCGGAGGTACCATGCCCCCAGTTAAAGGTCGCCAGATGATGGAAGAGTTCTACGAAGTAGACCCTGACTCCGTGGTCAAAGAAGAAATCGCCAAAGGTAAGCTCATCGTAGAAACTGAAGACGGCACGGAAAAAGAAATCCCCATCGACGAATTAGAAGATGAGGGATTCGGTAGGAGAACCAACTGCCGAAGATGCGAAGTCAACATCCCAAGAATGGCCGACCTGGCCTGCGGAAACTGGGGAGTCATCGGACCTTTAGCTGGAAAAGCAACCTTCATCGAAGTGTGTTCCCCTAAAGGCGCAAAAGTCCTGGAAAAAGCCAAAGAAGCCGGAGTTATCGATTTAGAAGACCCAATTCCCAAAGGAATTGAAATACGTGAAAAAATCGACGGTGCAATGGTTAAACTGGCAGACAAATGGCAAGGCAACGATTGGGATGACAAAGCAGGTAGAGAAATCTTTTCGGTGCTTACAGAGTACATGGACGACTTCTCCCGATGTCTTAAATGCTACGGATGCAGAGAAGCCTGCCCTATCTGTTACTGTGAAGACTGCTGTCTCGAAGCAAACAATGGTCCCGACTGGTTGAGTAAAGGAGAAATTCCCCCATCACCAATGTTCCACCTGGAACGAATGTTACACATGGTGGAATCCTGTACCAACTGTGGTCAGTGCGAAGAAGTCTGTCCTGGTGAAATACCACTAGCCAAAATCTGGCACGAAGTGAACACCAAAATGAAAGACACCTTTGGCTACGTCAAAGGAACTGGTGATGAAAAACCACCAATCGCCTACTTCCCCGTGGGAAAATAA
- the hxlB gene encoding 6-phospho-3-hexuloisomerase, whose translation MILNDAIQEIVDNVLSVSEELDPKNIEDMTGLLQTSKNVFVMGLGRSGLVARAFAMRLMHLGISVYVVGETTTPALSSKDCLLAISGSGETFSIISAANIAHKRGTKIIAVTSYVDSTLGEMADLVVHIKGRTKIDSEKNYITRQMNGKHQSLSPMGTLFEVTSLIFLDSLIAQLMLEMEITEEDMKARHTVIE comes from the coding sequence TTGATTCTCAACGATGCTATACAAGAAATAGTGGATAATGTACTATCGGTTAGTGAAGAACTTGACCCTAAGAACATTGAAGACATGACGGGGCTATTACAAACCTCAAAAAATGTTTTTGTAATGGGATTGGGACGTTCTGGTCTGGTGGCCCGGGCTTTTGCCATGCGCCTCATGCACCTGGGAATTAGTGTTTATGTGGTGGGAGAAACAACTACTCCTGCTTTAAGCAGTAAGGATTGTCTTCTGGCTATTTCTGGTTCAGGTGAAACCTTCAGCATTATCAGCGCGGCCAACATTGCCCATAAAAGGGGAACCAAAATTATTGCGGTTACCTCTTACGTGGATTCTACACTGGGCGAAATGGCGGACCTGGTAGTCCATATAAAGGGACGGACTAAAATTGATTCTGAAAAGAACTACATAACTCGGCAGATGAACGGTAAACACCAGTCTTTATCGCCTATGGGAACTCTCTTCGAGGTAACCAGTTTGATATTTTTGGACAGCCTCATAGCTCAGTTAATGCTGGAAATGGAAATAACTGAAGAAGATATGAAGGCCAGGCACACCGTTATTGAATAA